From Penicillium psychrofluorescens genome assembly, chromosome: 6, one genomic window encodes:
- a CDS encoding uncharacterized protein (ID:PFLUO_009339-T1.cds;~source:funannotate), whose translation MHACERCYSRKTKCDRRVPQCSSCLKSRSACQYSNKRRNRQLQQEYLESLEARLNDLERENERLREHRDVASPSASEKGRREWNITESPVQPSVSNTRPNLASTNDAPAELSPTQSSGSLQRTPCEEARYLGSSNGVEFIDVVERAVDFPNAGGLFGRVTTYRATPDRMAIPSALQSATLVDQSLAMPLINAYFGHWHLTFPLLHRPAFMQMVEQMYTDPALYQRDAACAFAFDIVLALGSIPSKRVAHSVGDAESHFVRALTRLDDLSKTRDVRLLQAILLYCKYGIHASLRDTSNEMWQLLGKATQLCVELGLHSNPSAFSPKCDIHITGRMPSSIQVEMLRRCFWCYYNLERIVNISLGRPFNLQDDDIHVPLPSVFDDDYLDQPQNGTDQDSQTVTPFLHHIKLRRIQSKIHRSMYTSRAVQKLPLFKRQAIRGEISNELLAWRSDISRLQLPATSKTSPGVISSNFLHPSWYQALYNSACLMLFRPSTTFPAMEGHEADEETDDVLRVIWESSRQVLAKYFDLLRSRHLNYSWVCLYTIFMAGLANVYSIGCCAQRRKRGILAFLPSYLDVVSDVRDCSNILTAICEKWDDARGSCDIFNQLSMSALKELAAASSQPITTGVQHTETDMGACRPFPESMPTANGVQTEQSASRMEIRPNPTPQSTFPLDGPAAFTNMEQQPNGVYSEFDPIVDFQQLFQGLQDSVHANDVMESNEVMLGFSQEWFGR comes from the exons ATGCATGCGTGCGAACGATGCTATTCGCGCAAAACCAAGTGCGACCGGCGCGTTCCACAGTGTAGCTCGTGTCTGAAAAGTCGGTCGGCATGTCAGTACTCAAATAAACGCCGAAATCGACAGCTCCAGCAAGAATATTTAGAATCCCTGGAGGCGCGCTTGAATGACCTAGAGCGCGAAAATGAACGACTTCGAGAGCATCGCGATGTCGCATCGCCATCTGCCTCTGAAAAAGGACGCAGGGAATGGAACATAACGGAATCGCCTGTCCAACCTAGTGTATCGAACACCCGGCCCAATCTGGCCAGCACGAATGATGCACCCGCAGAGCTCTCCCCAACCCAGTCCTCTGGGTCTTTACAACGGACGCCATGCGAGGAAGCGCGGTATTTAGGCTCAAGCAACGGAGTTGAGTTTATCGATGTGGTCGAGCGAGCCGTCGACTTCCCTAATGCTGGCGGCCTATTCGGACGAGTGACGACCTACCGCGCCACTCCCGACCGGATGGCTATACCTTCTGCCCTGCAATCGGCAACCCTTGTGGACCAATCTCTCGCGATGCCATTGATCAACGCTTACTTCGGACACTGGCATCTGACGTTTCCGCTGCTTCATCGGCCTGCTTTTATGCAGATGGTCGAGCAAATGTATACCGATCCAGCCCTGTATCAGCGGGATGCTGCCTGTGCATTTGCCTTCGACATTGTACTTGCACTCGGGTCCATCCCCTCCAAGAGAGTGGCACACTCTGTCGGTGATGCGGAGTCGCACTTTGTTCGCGCACTGACTCGCTTGGATGACCTCTCCAAAACCCGAGACGTCAGGCTGTTGCAGGCAATCCTGTTGTACTGCAAATATGGAATCCATGCTAGTCTTCGCGATACGTCGAATGAAATGTGGCAGCTTCTCGGCAAGGCAACGCAGCTTTGTGTCGAGTTGGGCCTGCATAGCAACCCGTCTGCTTTTTCGCCAAAATGCGATATACATATCACCGGGCGCATGCCTTCATCTATACAGGTGGAGATGCTGAGACGGTGCTTCTGGTGCTACTACAACTTAGAAAG GATCGTCAATATCTCTCTCGGTCGACCTTTCAATCTTCAAGATGACGATATTCACGTGCCCTTGCCATCAGTTTTTGACGACGACTACCTCGACCAACCCCAAAATGGGACAGACCAGGATTCCCAGACTGTTACGCCTTTCCTTCACCACATCAAGCTGCGCCGTATCCAGTCGAAGATCCATCGTTCCATGTACACCAGTCGTGCGGTCCAAAAACTTCCTCTATTTAAACGGCAGGCCATTCGAGGAGAGATATCCAACGAGCTCCTGGCCTGGCGCAGCGATATTTCCCGTCTTCAACTTCCAGCTACTTCTAAAACCTCCCCGGGGGTGATATCATCAAATTTCCTCCATCCCAGCTGGTATCAAGCTCTATACAACAGTGCTTGCCTCATGCTATTCCGTCCGTCGACCACATTCCCGGCTATGGAAGGTCATGAGGCGGACGAGGAAACTGATGACGTTCTCCGAGTAATTTGGGAGTCGTCTCGTCAAGTACTGGCCAAATactttgatcttcttcgttcccGTCATCTGAATTATTCGTGGGTGTGTCTGTATACCATTTTTATGGCCGGGTTAGCCAATGTCTACAGCATCGGCTGCTGTGCCCAGCGACGGAAACGCGGCATTTTGGCGTTCCTTCCCTCTTACCTGGATGTTGTCTCCGACGTCCGGGACTGTTCCAATATCCTTACGGCTATCTGCGAAAAGTGGGATGATGCACGCGGTTCATGCGACATTTTCAATCAACTAAGCATGAGCGCTTTGAAGGAGCTTGCAGCTGCAAGCTCGCAGCCCATTACAACCGGGGTGCAACATACAGAGACTGACATGGGAGCGTGTCGGCCATTTCCTGAATCCATGCCGACAGCCAACGGAGTCCAAACAGAGCAGTCAGCGTCAAGAATGGAGATCAGGCCAAACCCGACACCACAGTCTACATTCCCGCTAGATGGACCAGCCGCGTTTACGAATATGGAACAACAGCCAAATGGCGTATACTCCGAATTCGACCCGATAGTCGATTTCCAGCAGCTATTCCAGGGACTTCAGGATTCCGTCCATGCGAACGACGTGATGGAGTCAAATGAAGTGATGCTAGGGTTCTCACAAGAGTGGTTTGGGCGATAG
- a CDS encoding uncharacterized protein (ID:PFLUO_009340-T1.cds;~source:funannotate), producing the protein MAGVFRTIYDWLLRMFCVLKLANESLLTRATEMDVTMIGLQNAGKSSLLRVLAGGEFTIDSIPTIGFNTKRVQKGHVTLKCWDLGGQPRFRPMWERYCRGVNAIVYIVDAADRPALPVAAEELHDLMNKPTLDSIPLLVLGNKSDLPDKLSVDELIEAMDLKSITHREVSCYGISAKEETNLDAVLHWLMARASK; encoded by the exons ATGGCCGGGGTCTTTCGCACCATCTATGACTGGCTTCTGAGGATGTTCTG CGTGTTGAAGCTGGCTAACGAGAGCCTGCTCACTAGGGCCACCGAGATGGACGTCACCATGATCGGCCTGCAGAATGCCGGCAAATCCTCGTTGCTGCGGGTCCTGGCG GGCGGGGAGTTCACGATCGA CTCCATCCCGACAATCGGCTTTAACACAAAGCGTGTCCAGAAAGGCCATGTCACATTGAAATG TTGGGATCTGGGCGGCCAGCCTCGATTCCGGCCGATGTGGGAGCGGTACTGTCGGGGCGTGAATGCGATCGT GTATATCGTGGACGCGGCTGACCGACCCGCCCTGCCCGTCGCCGCAGAAGAGCTGCACGACCTAATGAACAAGCCGACCTTGGACAGTATCccgctcctcgtcctcggcAACAAGTCGGATCTGCCGGATAAGCTTTCCGTCGACGAGCTTATCGAGGCGATGGACCTGAAATCCATCACACACCGCGAAGTTAGCTGCTACGGGATCAGcgcgaaagaagaaaccaATCTCGACGCCGTCCTGCATTGGCTCATGGCTCGCGCCAGCAAATGA
- a CDS encoding uncharacterized protein (ID:PFLUO_009341-T1.cds;~source:funannotate) produces the protein MAPAATDTQWSVDYDTLRRENLFRNPPTDQTAYPSLAESIRPHVDSFNALFEDSKILEAGLRDIGTKSFLDGDNETAEQRKVRQAEGRRPPKRNRLNVRVREIFLDKPTIPSTNKFSTRNRNIYPSETRERHATYRGKLRARLEYQINNGDWMESVRELGQVPIMLRTNRCHLEKAAPEELVRHKEESEELGGYFIVNGNEKLVRMLIVGKRNFPMSIIRNSFVKRGHSYTKFGVQIRSVRPDQTSQTNVLHYLNDGNVTFRFSWRKNEFLIPAMMILKALVETNDREIYEGIVGNASSKGSKNTFVTDRVELLLRTYHAYKLHTKSDCRAYLGESFRPVLGVPADMPAEEVGTEFLRKVVLPHLGNYNVTETQDYDKFKMILFMIRKLYALVSGDCAPDNPDAVSNQEVLLGGFLYGMILKERIEEWLRSFGPITRDWCIRNSGAKFTDSSFERDFLGKIVKRSNENLGNALEYFLSTGNLVSPTGLDLQQTSGYTVIAEKINFYRFISHFRMIHRGSFFAQLKTTTVRKLLPESWGFLCPIHTPDGSPCGLLNHLAHKCLISTGNLDVSHLPRILVQLGVRSESSVALDESVSVQLDGRIIGFCSPKQAQQIADTLRHWKVAGTNNIPRELEIGYVPNSSGGQYPGIYMFSEAARMFRPVKYLPLEKLDFVGPFEQPFMDIACVQSDLIPGLSTHIEFTPTNILSIVANMTPFSDYNQSPRNMYQCQMSKQTMGTPGTSIAYRTDNKMYRLQTGQTPIVRPPLYNAYGLDNFPNGTNAVVAIISYTGYDMDDAMIINKSAHERGFGYGTVYKTKTHSLAEKDSRKSRSKREITKLFGFAPGDMIKEDVRQTIDEDGLPHVGTRVKEGSKIAAWHSVRYDAASDSYINVDGITHFLKYKDAEEGFIDSIRIMGSENGNEPCQSISVKYRIPRKPIIGDKFSSRHGQKGVCSQLWPAVDMPFSESGIQPDLIINPHAFPSRMTIAQMIESMAGKAGALHGHPQDSTPFQFSEEDPATDFFGHQLRKAGYNYYGNEPLYSGITGREFAADIYLGVVYYQRLRHMVNDKFQVRTTGPVNALTGQPVKGRAKGGGIRVGEMERDSLIAHGAAFLLQDRLMNCSDSQLAWICRSCGSFLSTQVAASGSGSSRARAAVNPGAAAAAAKAAPNQNTATQQASGAGAGGALGGVSGIVRCRRCARRALFDDSRAEVWEDGDGLRHVGGDDVTVVAVPGVLRYLDVELAAMGIRMKFWVDH, from the exons ATGGCTCCCGCTGCGACCGACACCCAGTGGTCGGTCGACTACGACACACTGCGCCGCGAGAATCTCTTCCGCAATCCTCCCACGGACCAGACTGCCTACCCATCATTGGCCGAATCGATTCGACCGCACGTCGATTCGTTCAATGCCCTCTTTGAAGACagcaagatcctcgaggcTGGTCTGCGGGACATTGGCACCAAGAGTTTTCTCGACGGAGATAACGAGACGGCCGAGCAGAGGAAGGTCCGTCAAGCGGAAGGCCGACGACCTCCCAAACGCAACCGTCTGAATGTACGGGTGCGAGAGATCTTCCTGGATAAACCCACCATCCCGTCAACCAACAAGTTCTCCACCCGGAACCGGAACATCTACCCCTCGGAAACGCGCGAGCGCCATGCCACCTACCGTGGCAAGCTGCGTGCTCGTCTCGAGTACCAGATCAACAATGGGGACTGGATGGAGTCGGTGCGAGAGCTGGGCCAGGTTCCAATTATGCTGAGA ACCAACCGATGCCATCTCGAAAAAGCAGCCCCGGAAGAGCTCGTCCGGCACAAGGAGGAGTCCGAAGAGCTGGGCGGCTACTTCATCGTCAACGGCAACGAGAAGCTGGTCCGAATGCTGATTGTCGGCAAGCGAAATTTCCCCATGTCTATCATCCGGAATTCGTTCGTCAAGCGTGGACACTCCTACACCAAATTCGGTGTGCAGATCCGTTCTGTCCGTCCGGACCAGACATCCCAGACCAACGTTCTGCATTACCTCAACGATGGAAATGTCACCTTCCGTTTCTCCTGGCGCAAAAACGAATTCCTCATTCCCGCTATGATGATCCTCAAGGCACTGGTCGAGACGAACGATCGTGAAATCTACGAGGGTATTGTCGGAAATGCCTCCTCCAAGGGCTCGAAGAACACCTTCGTCACAGACCGTGTGGAGCTCTTGCTGAGAACCTACCACGCTTACAAGCTCCATACCAAGTCGGACTGCCGGGCATACCTGGGTGAAAGTTTCCGCCCTGTGCTGGGGGTGCCAGCTGACATGCCCGCGGAGGAAGTGGGCACGGAGTTTCTGCGCAAGGTCGTCCTACCGCATCTTGGCAACTACAATGTGACCGAGACTCAGGATTACGACAAGTTCAAGATGATCCTGTTCATGATCCGGAAGCTTTACGCCCTGGTGTCTGGTGACTGCGCTCCGGACAACCCCGATGCGGTTTCTAACCAGGAGGTTCTACTCGGTGGCTTTTTGTATGGCATGATCTTGAAGGAGCGAATTGAGGAGTGGCTTCGGTCCTTTGGACCCATTACCCGGGACTGGTGCATTCGGAACAGCGGTGCCAAGTTCACCGATTCGTCCTTCGAACGGGACTTCTTGGGCAAGATTGTCAAACGGTCCAACGAGAACCTGGGTAATGCCCTCGAGTATTTCCTGTCTACCGGAAACCTCGTCAGTCCCACTGGTCTTGATCTGCAACAGACATCTGGTTACACGGTTATTGCAGAGAAGATCAACTTCTACCGGTTTATCAGTCACTTCCGCATGATTCACCGTGGTAGTTTCTTCGCGCAATTgaagaccaccaccgtcCGCAAACTGCTTCCCGAGAGTTGGGGTTTCCTGTGCCCCATCCACACTCCTGATGGATCTCCTTGCGGTCTGCTTAACCACTTGGCGCACAAGTGTCTGATCTCCACCGGCAACCTGGATGTCTCGCACCTGCCTCGGATTCTGGTCCAGCTTGGCGTTCGGTCCGAGTCCTCCGTGGCCCTCGATGAAAGCGTGTCGGTGCAGTTGGACGGCCGGATTATCGGCTTCTGTTCTCCGAAGCAGGCTCAACAGATCGCAGACACCCTTCGCCACTGGAAGGTTGCAGGAACCAACAACATCCCGCGTGAACTGGAGATTGGCTATGTCCCCAACTCCAGCGGTGGCCAGTATCCCGGTATCTACATGTTCTCCGAAGCGGCACGCATGTTCCGTCCGGTCAAGTACCTGCcactggagaagctggacTTTGTCGGTCCGTTCGAGCAGCCCTTCATGGATATCGCCTGTGTGCAGTCCGACCTGATCCCGGGCTTGTCGACCCATATCGAGTTCACGCCGACCAATATTCTCTCCATTGTGGCCAACATGACTCCCTTCTCCGATTACAACCAGTCACCCCGTAACATGTACCAGTGCCAGATGAGCAAGCAAACGATGGGTACCCCCGGCACATCGATCGCGTACCGTACCGATAACAAGATGTACCGCCTGCAAACCGGTCAGACCCCGATCGTTCGCCCGCCTCTCTACAATGCCTACGGTCTGGACAACTTCCCCAACGGGACGAACGCAGTAGTGGCCATCATTTCCTACACGGGCTACGACATGGATGACGCCATGATCATCAACAAGTCCGCGCACGAGCGCGGCTTCGGATACGGCACCGTGTACAAAACCAAGACGCATTCGCTAGCCGAAAAGGATTCGCGAAAGAGCCGGTCCAAGCGCGAGATCACCAAGCTGTTTGGCTTCGCGCCAGGTGACATGATCAAGGAAGATGTGCGCCAAACAATCGATGAGGACGGCCTGCCACATGTGGGCACTCGAGTGAAAGAGGGCAGCAAGATTGCCGCATGGCACAGCGTGCGCTACGACGCCGCGTCGGACTCATACATCAATGTCGACGGGATCACGCATTTCCTCAAGTAcaaagatgccgaggaaggcTTTATTGACAGCATCCGTATAATGGGCTCTGAGAACGGCAACGAGCCCTGCCAGTCCATTAGCGTCAAGTACCGCATCCCTCGCAAGCCGATCATCGGCGACAAGTTCTCGTCGCGTCACGGCCAGAAGGGTGTCTGCTCGCAGCTGTGGCCTGCTGTCGACATGCCCTTCTCCGAGAGTGGCATCCAGCCAGACCTGATCATCAACCCCCACGCTTTCCCATCTC GTATGACAATCGCCCAAATGATCGAATCCATGGCCGGCAAAGCCGGCGCTCTGCACGGCCACCCGCAAGACTCAACGCCCTTCCAGTTCTCCGAAGAAGACCCGGCAaccgacttcttcggccaccagctCCGCAAAGCAGGCTACAACTACTACGGCAACGAGCCCCTATACTCGGGCATAACAGGCCGCGAGTTCGCCGCGGACATCTACCTCGGCGTCGTGTACTACCAACGCCTCCGCCACATGGTGAACGACAAGTTCCAAGTCCGTACAACGGGCCCCGTCAACGCACTCACGGGCCAACCGGTGAAGGGCCGCGCCAAGGGCGGCGGTATCCGCGTCGGAGAAATGGAGCGCGATTCGCTCATCGCCCACGGCGCggctttcctcctccaagACCGTTTGATGAACTGCTCCGACTCCCAGCTTGCATGGATCTGTCGCTCCTGCGGCTCATTTCTCTCTACCCAGGTTGCCgcctcgggctcgggctccTCGCGCGCTCGCGCGGCTGTGAACCCCGgcgccgccgcggcggctgcgAAGGCGGCCCCGAATCAGAACACGGCTACGCAGCAGGCTTCGGGTGCGGGTGCGGGTGGTGCGCTTGGTGGGGTGTCAGGCATTGTgcgctgtcgtcgctgcGCGCGCCGCGCGCTCTTTGATGATTCTCGTGCCGAGGTGtgggaggatggtgatgggTTGCGTCATgtgggcggtgatgatgttaCGGTTGTTGCTGTGCCGGGTGTGCTGCGGTATTTGGATGTGGAGTTGGCGGCCATGGGTATTCGCATGAAGTTTTGGGTTGATCATTGA
- a CDS encoding uncharacterized protein (ID:PFLUO_009342-T1.cds;~source:funannotate) yields the protein MSQKGQNDFSQEVVRCRQEYQEMRQASNLFPPATNPILDMTNSPPGEKPSMTIWYEDGTEMGTSVRLYDIPGTLSGDIFRLRKNLPSATGPFEVEGNTVRQLDHCLEPPEPNEDDFEDISDLITELPLINVDTEKHFVKKGKYRSEIENLLRCQGGSCLGNPLSPRIVKLLGRSHDGQLVFQKLLDCRRVLADVSSLNIYKRWILDIIEALSCLHSLGIVHRDLRLDNCLFSENGERLTLCDLESRWGQRAAPEIANDGLDVGWTTSSDIFDIGNCIKCMVYANFPITKYVEWVVPSPLDAIVEACMRPVPNTRPSLEELKTMVESLE from the coding sequence ATGTCTCAAAAAGGCCAGAATGACTTTAGTCAAGAAGTCGTTCGGTGTCGTCAAGAATATCAAGAGATGCGCCAAGCTTCGAACCTCTTCCCTCCAGCTACCAACCCTATCCTCGACATGACAAACTCACCACCTGGAGAGAAGCCATCTATGACAATTTGGTATGAAGATGGCACGGAAATGGGTACTTCTGTGCGTCTATATGACATTCCTGGTACACTGTCAGGTGACATCTTCCGACTTCGCAAAAACCTACCCTCTGCCACCGGCCCCTTTGAAGTTGAGGGCAACACTGTCCGCCAACTTGACCACTGCTTGGAACCCCCTGAGCCTAATGAAGATGATTTTGAAGATATCAGCGACCTCATCACAGAGTTGCCACTCATCAACGTTGATACTGAAAAACACTTTGTCAAAAAGGGAAAATATCGCAGTGAAATTGAGAACTTGCTTCGGTGTCAAGGCGGCTCATGCCTGGGCAATCCACTGTCTCCCCGTATAGTCAAGTTACTTGGGAGATCTCATGATGGGCAGTTGGTCTTTCAGAAACTGCTAGACTGCAGACGTGTGCTTGCAGATGTCTCCTCTCTCAATATCTACAAGCGCTGGATTCTTGATATCATTGAAGCCCTTAGTTGTCTTCACTCCTTGGGCATTGTTCATCGCGATCTGCGTCTTGACAACTGCCTCTTCTCAGAGAACGGTGAGCGTCTCACTTTGTGCGACCTCGAGAGCCGGTGGGGACAACGTGCAGCACCAGAAATCGCCAATGATGGATTGGATGTAGGATGGACTACAAGTTCAGACATATTTGATATTGGGAATTGCATCAAATGCATGGTCTATGCAAATTTCCCTATAACCAAGTATGTTGAGTGGGTTGTCCCTTCCCCACTTGACGCTATTGTCGAGGCCTGCATGCGTCCAGTACCAAATACCCGACCATCATTAGAAGAATTGAAGACCATGGTAGAGTCTCTTGAATGA
- a CDS encoding uncharacterized protein (ID:PFLUO_009343-T1.cds;~source:funannotate) encodes MNHSAFLRAMTDDHSNPSCPIKLAHGTTTLAFRFQGGIIVCTDSRATAGSWIASQTVKKVIPVSRLSRGEDKASDKPTPGLLGTMAGGAADCQYWLRYLSQQCTLHEIRHKRRITVAAASKILANLTYAYKGYGLSMGTMLAGMTPQEGPALYYIDSDGTRLPGNMFCVGSGQTFAYGVLDANYRYDLSEKEALDLGRRAILAAMHRDAYSGGFINCYHVKEEGWVHHGFDDMNPIFWKTKLDHGEFSNVTSQL; translated from the exons ATGAAT CACTCTGCCTTCCTGCGCGCCATGACCGACGACCACTCCAACCCCAGTTGCCCCATCAAGCTCGCTCACGGAACAACAACCCTGGCCTTCCGCTTCCAGGGCGGCATT ATTGTGTGCACCGACTCCCGAGCAACGGCCGGCAGCTGGATTGCTAGCCAGACGGTCAAGAAGGTCATTCCCGTGTCGCGGTTGAGCCGGGGCGAGGACAAGGCATCGGACAAGCCCACGCCTGGTCTGCTGGGTACCAtggctggtggtgcggcG GATTGCCAATACTGGTTGAGATATTTGAGCCAGCAGTGTACTCTCCACG AAATCCGACACAAGCGCCGCATCACTGTTGCGGCTGCCTCGAAGATCCTCGCCAACTTGACCTACGCGTACAAGGGGTACGGACTGAGCATGGGAACGATGCTGGCAGGG ATGACCCCGCAAGAAGGCCCAGCCCTGTACTATATCGACTCGGACGGCACGCGACTACCCGGCAACATGTTCTGCGTGGGATCCGGCCAAACATTCGCCTACGGTGTGCTGGACGCAAACTACCGCTACGAtctgtcggagaaggaggcgCTAGACCTCGGCCGTCGGGCCATCCTGGCCGCTATGCACCGCGACGCCTACTCTGGTGGCTTTATCAATTGCTATCAtgtcaaggaggagggcTGGGTGCACCACGGCTTCGACGATATGAATCCTATCTTCTGGAAGACGAAGCTGGATCATGGCGAGTTCTCGAATGTTACCTCGCAGCTGTAA
- a CDS encoding uncharacterized protein (ID:PFLUO_009344-T1.cds;~source:funannotate), whose protein sequence is MAPELSRKMGRLVKSENTAIGAYEAAGRERTSIAAQLSDWGEATDDDAISDVSDKLGVMMAEMGEQEDVFAANLEDYRGVLKQIRNMESSVQPSRDQRQKVTDEIAKLKYKDPTSTRLVTLEHELVRAEAQNLVAEAQLSNISRQKLKEAYDIHLAAVIERAEKQAILARHARRLLNFIDDSPVVPGDSRKAYEHEADARKVLDDAENDMRAWQSSVEPIVSASSAAEGLPDRDSDGLTTGSGEVVEGVSFTEGTSKSVKRAEASGSGALQTEAEPIPA, encoded by the exons ATGGCGCCCGAGCTTAGCCGCAAGATGGGCCGGCTGGTGAAGAGCGAGAACACCGCCATCGGCGCCTACGAGGCTGCCGGCCGCGAGCGCACCTCCATCGCCGCACAGCTGTCCGACTGGGGCGAGGCGACCGATGACGACGCCATCTCCGACGTCTCCGATAAGTTGGGCGTCatgatggccgagatgggcgagcaggaagacGTCTTCGCCGCTAACCTGGAAGACTACCGCGGTGTCCTGAAGCAGATCCGTAATATGGAAAGCTCGGTCCAGCCCTCCCGCGACCAGCGCCAGAAGGTCACCGATGAGATCGCCAAGCTCAAGTACAAGGATCCTACCAGTACCCGGCTGGTGACACTGGAGCACGAGCTCGTGCGCGCCGAGGCGCAGAACCTGGTTGCCGAGGCGCAGCTGTCCAATATT TCGCGCCAAAAGCTCAAGGAGGCCTATGACATCCACCTGGCAGCGGTGATCGAGCGTGCCGAGAAGCAGGCGATTCTCGCCCGGCACGCCCGCCGCCTGCTGAACTTCATCGACGACAGCCCCGTCGTGCCCGGCGATTCCCGGAAGGCGTACGAGCACGAGGCCGACGCGCGCAAggtcctggatgatgccgagaACGACATGCGTGCGTGGCAGTCGTCCGTCGAACCCATTGTctcggcatcgtcggccgcGGAAGGCTTGCCGGACCGCGATTCTGATGGCCTGACCACTGGCTcgggcgaggtggtggagggcGTTTCCTTCACTGAAGGGACTTCCAAGAGTGTGAAGAGAGCGGAAGCATCGGGGTCCGGTGCACTCCAAACTGAGGCTGAGCCGATTCCTGCCTAA